A genomic segment from Chitinophaga flava encodes:
- a CDS encoding DUF6850 family outer membrane beta-barrel protein: MRTFSLLLFSLMMSAGAFAQQQGAADSVWYYGPALDRYRWSMQSIAAMQRYGVTDAGIASLEASRETGGFRLSQLPQQHSVVTFHSEGIRTLGRFKAYGSFSYSRLSDDSVSWQLQGMPDLDRPYYLAARKAGDFQRQRYQISGRVSYELLPRKVFVGTGVYYLYNTAYRTQDPRPAVKDFELKVSPDIAVNAGRHTLGLTPTLGYTFEKTEISYTNKQFQNNFDSVPERRTWMVMGMGYRQPRPGGDNAIRTTSNIAGITLTDVYSRKEWTFQMSAGYTWRRYRFGSYLESSLNESLWGTYSLEDYQLQAAVYKGQQHSWQLAVKRSVGDDINRYQVNNTAAALNGTNYTYRATAASLHYSFVAPAGRKVTPGMEADISMLSVNKHDYISTQHLQFTMLTPEVAGVLHVNNAHADRFRLKLSAGASLPVQTSAGVSALQLGDMELDVLYHDYYYRRSKALTGGLSAQYMTRRLLKSVPAGISAYMRYTQRLGNESYLFPEIRPVGPFRALYGISLNIYL, encoded by the coding sequence CGTTTTCACTGTTGTTGTTTAGTTTGATGATGTCCGCCGGCGCTTTTGCACAACAGCAGGGCGCTGCGGACAGTGTATGGTATTACGGGCCGGCTTTGGACCGCTACCGATGGTCTATGCAGTCGATCGCGGCCATGCAGCGCTATGGCGTGACAGATGCCGGTATTGCTTCTTTGGAAGCTAGCAGGGAAACAGGCGGTTTCCGTTTGTCGCAACTACCGCAACAACATTCCGTGGTCACTTTTCACAGCGAAGGGATTCGTACGCTGGGTCGCTTTAAGGCATATGGCAGCTTTTCATATAGCCGTTTAAGTGATGACTCTGTTTCCTGGCAGTTGCAAGGCATGCCAGACCTGGACAGGCCCTATTACCTCGCTGCCCGCAAGGCAGGCGACTTTCAAAGGCAACGTTATCAGATCAGCGGCAGGGTATCTTATGAGCTGCTGCCGAGAAAAGTGTTCGTCGGTACAGGTGTTTATTATCTCTATAATACGGCCTATCGTACACAGGACCCGCGGCCGGCCGTGAAGGATTTTGAGTTGAAGGTAAGCCCTGATATAGCTGTCAATGCAGGCCGTCATACATTAGGACTGACGCCAACCTTGGGGTATACCTTCGAAAAAACAGAGATTAGTTATACTAACAAACAGTTTCAGAATAATTTCGACAGTGTGCCCGAGCGCCGCACCTGGATGGTAATGGGCATGGGCTACCGGCAGCCAAGACCTGGTGGTGACAACGCTATCCGGACTACTTCCAATATAGCTGGTATCACGCTGACAGATGTTTATTCCCGGAAAGAATGGACTTTTCAGATGAGTGCTGGATACACCTGGCGCCGTTATCGTTTTGGCAGCTATCTCGAAAGCTCGCTGAATGAATCGCTCTGGGGAACTTATTCGCTGGAAGACTACCAGCTGCAGGCTGCTGTTTACAAAGGACAGCAACATAGCTGGCAGCTGGCTGTCAAACGGAGTGTAGGAGATGATATCAATCGTTATCAGGTTAATAACACGGCTGCTGCGCTGAATGGTACCAACTATACCTACCGCGCTACGGCTGCTTCGCTGCATTATAGTTTTGTCGCCCCCGCCGGGCGGAAAGTCACGCCAGGTATGGAAGCAGATATCAGCATGTTGTCGGTGAACAAACACGATTATATCAGCACGCAGCATTTGCAGTTTACGATGCTTACGCCCGAAGTAGCCGGGGTATTGCATGTAAACAATGCCCATGCAGACCGGTTCCGGCTGAAACTATCTGCCGGAGCGAGTTTGCCGGTACAAACCAGTGCAGGCGTATCTGCATTGCAACTGGGAGATATGGAGCTGGACGTATTGTATCACGATTATTATTACCGGAGAAGCAAAGCGCTGACGGGAGGGCTTTCTGCACAATACATGACAAGGCGGTTGTTGAAATCTGTCCCCGCTGGCATCAGTGCTTATATGCGTTATACACAAAGACTGGGAAATGAAAGTTATCTTTTCCCGGAAATAAGGCCGGTAGGTCCTTTCAGGGCATTATACGGTATATCATTGAATATCTATTTGTAA